TCACCGGTACGCGTGGAAAGGTTGGTCACCCAGCCGGATACCGGCGCTTTTACTTCCGTCTGGCTAAGCTGCCACTGCGCCTGTTTTAACGTTGCCAGTGCGACATCTACGTTGGCCTGCATCGCTTTAACATTCAGATTGGCGCTATCCAGATCTTCAGCAGAGATGTAGTTACGCGATAAATGTCGACGTCGATCGGCTTCATTATTCGCTTTTGCCAGATCGGACTGCGCTTTGGCCAACTGCGCCTGCGCGTTAAGTTCTGCAATATGGAAGGGCGTTTTATCAATGACAAAGAGAACGTCCCCGGCGTTGACGAACTGATTATCTTTGATATTGAGTTGGGTAATGCTGCCAGAAACCTGTGGCGTTACGCTGACCTGTTCCGCGCGGATTTTACCATCGCGCGTCCACGGTGACTGCATATAGTAATTCCATAACCACCACGCGGCCAGAACGGCGACGACGGCGACAATGAGAGTAGAAAAATATTTTATTGTTTTTAACGACATATTTACCACGCGATCAGTAAAACGAGGCCCAGACATACGCAAAGCGTAAAGAGGGAGAGATCCATTAACAGGGGATGCCAGATTTCATCAGAGTATATCCGGTCACGCAG
This DNA window, taken from Salmonella enterica subsp. enterica serovar Typhimurium str. LT2, encodes the following:
- the ydhJ gene encoding putative multidrug resistance efflux pump (similar to E. coli putative membrane protein (AAC74716.1); Blastp hit to AAC74716.1 (299 aa), 83% identity in aa 9 - 299) produces the protein MSGPRFTDRVVNMSLKTIKYFSTLIVAVVAVLAAWWLWNYYMQSPWTRDGKIRAEQVSVTPQVSGSITQLNIKDNQFVNAGDVLFVIDKTPFHIAELNAQAQLAKAQSDLAKANNEADRRRHLSRNYISAEDLDSANLNVKAMQANVDVALATLKQAQWQLSQTEVKAPVSGWVTNLSTRTGDYASTGKPLFALVDSHSFYVMGYFEETKLRHIREGEPALITLYSGNVKLQGHVGSIGRAIYDQSVESDSGLVPDIKPNVPWVRLAQRVPVRIEFDALPQDITLVSGTTCSVAIGQR